Proteins encoded in a region of the Procambarus clarkii isolate CNS0578487 chromosome 28, FALCON_Pclarkii_2.0, whole genome shotgun sequence genome:
- the LOC123752277 gene encoding uncharacterized protein, with protein MRGKEKRRGRCSKEKEEKEKEDGKVEQKKSNNPKLVKTPTPSSLHTPTPLSLHTPTPSPPHTLTPSPPHTPTPSPPHTPSPPHTPTPSPLHTPSPTPSPPHTPTPSPSHTPSPPHTPTLSSPHMPSPPHMPSPPHTPSPPHTPSPPHTPSPPHTPSPPPTPPPSPTPPPSPTPPPSPTPPPSPTPPPSPTPPPSHTPSPPPTPPPSHTTTHAPTLAHNHPRPHPRTQPPTPPPSHTTAHAPTLAHDRPRPHPRSRPPTPPPSLTTAHAPTLAHDRPRPHPRSRPPTPPPSLTTAHAPTLAHDHPRPWRVLGGCARQRRAGRGSQVHHQNLGRRNLCKLEASSSAQTSQHPSHGRRGGGRRGGG; from the exons ATGAGGGGAAAGGAGAAGAGAAGAGGAAGATGTTCAAAAGAAAAAGAGGAAAAAGAGAAGGAAGATGGGAAAGTGGAGCAGAAAAAATCTAATAAC CCAAAGTTGGTGAAGACGCCCACGCCCTCATCCCTGCACACGCCCACGCCCTTATCCCTGCACACGCCCACGCCCTCACCCCCGCACACGCTCACGCCCTCTCCCCCGCACACGCCCACGCCCTCTCCCCCGCACACGCCCTCTCCCCCGCACACGCCCACGCCCTCACCCCTGCACACGCCCTCACCCacgccctctccccctcacacgccCACGCCCTCTCCCTCGCACACGCCCTCACCCCCGCACACGCCCACGCTCTCTTCCCCGCACATGCCCTCTCCCCCGCACATGCCCTCTCCCCCGCACACGCCCTCTCCCCCGCACACGCCCTCTCCCCCGCACACGCCCTCTCCCCCGCACACGCCCTCTCCCccgcccacacccccaccctcgcCCACGCCCCCACCCTCGCCCACGCCCCCACCCTCGCCCACGCCCCCACCCTCGCCCACGCCCCCACCCTCGCCCACGCCCCCACCCTCGCACACGCCCTCTCCTCCGCCCACGCCCCCACCCTCGCACACGACCACCCACGCCCCCACCCTCGCACACAACCACCCACGCCCCCACCCTCGCACACAACCGCCCACGCCCCCACCCTCGCACACAACCGCCCACGCCCCCACCCTCGCTCACGACCGCCCACGCCCCCACCCTCGCTCACGACCGCCCACGCCCCCACCCTCGCTCACGACCGCCCACGCCCCCACCCTCGCTCACGACCGCCCACGCCCCCACCCTCGCTCACGACCGCCCACGCCCCCACCCTCGCTCACGACCGCCCACGCCCCCACCCTCGCACACGACCACCCACGCCCGTGGAGAGTCTTGGGCGGATGCGCGCGACAAAGGCGGGCCGGGCGGGGCTCCCAAGTCCACCACCAGAACCTGGGACGGAGAAATCTCTGTAAATTGGAGGCTTCCTCTTCCGCCCAGACCAGCCAGCATCCTAGTCATGGGCGGCGCGGAGGTGGGCGGAGGGGCGGGGGTTGA